Proteins encoded together in one Janthinobacterium tructae window:
- a CDS encoding amino acid ABC transporter permease, whose translation MLGNFDFDVISRSWVYLFQTGMVFTLKLTALAMVGGIVLGTLLALMRLSSNRLISGVASSYVNLIRSIPLVLVIFWFYFLVPYIAAWIIGANEPVKVGAFSSALITFIMFEAAYYCEIMRSGIQSIPRGQVWAGQALGMNYRQTMGSIVLPQAFRNMIPVLLTQTIVLFQDVSLVYVLSIPDFVGAASKIAQRDGRLVEMYVFVAVVYFVLCYALSFLVKRLQKRVAIIR comes from the coding sequence ATGTTAGGTAACTTCGATTTCGATGTCATCTCCCGCTCGTGGGTTTACCTGTTCCAGACAGGCATGGTCTTCACCCTGAAACTGACGGCGCTGGCCATGGTGGGCGGCATCGTGCTGGGCACGCTGCTGGCGCTGATGCGCCTGTCCAGCAACCGCCTCATCTCGGGCGTGGCATCGAGCTACGTCAACCTGATACGCTCGATCCCGCTGGTGCTGGTGATCTTCTGGTTCTACTTCCTGGTGCCGTACATCGCCGCCTGGATCATCGGCGCGAACGAACCCGTCAAAGTGGGCGCATTTTCTTCCGCGCTGATCACCTTCATCATGTTCGAGGCGGCCTACTATTGCGAGATCATGCGCAGTGGCATACAGTCGATTCCCCGCGGCCAGGTGTGGGCCGGGCAGGCGCTGGGCATGAATTACCGGCAGACCATGGGCAGCATCGTGCTGCCGCAAGCCTTCCGCAACATGATCCCCGTGCTGCTGACGCAGACCATCGTGCTGTTCCAGGACGTGTCGCTCGTGTACGTGTTGTCGATCCCCGATTTCGTCGGCGCCGCCTCGAAAATCGCGCAGCGCGACGGCCGCCTGGTGGAAATGTATGTGTTTGTCGCCGTCGTGTATTTCGTGCTGTGCTACGCCTTGTCGTTCCTGGTAAAACGCCTGCAGAAACGCGTCGCCATCATTCGCTAA
- a CDS encoding amino acid ABC transporter substrate-binding protein, producing MKLTKIIATLLSVGVISSMSPVQAQELTGTLAKIKKAGSVTLGVRDGSVPFSYLDDKQQYQGYSIDLCMKVVTALQKHLGLTELKVVMSPVTSANRIPLMANGTIDLECGSTTNNLERQQQVAFAPTMFVIGNRVLSKKTSNIKTLEDLRGKTLVATAGTSTIKQMTILNKEKNLGMTIAVGKDHPESFLMLETGRAVAEANDDILLASQVANSKNPNDYEITKEALSVEPYGIMLRKGDPAFKKVVDEALIRLYKSDDINRIYAKWFTSPIPPKNINLKFPMPAQLKAVFANPTDSGDPAAYAAVPEAQKTSDKRKK from the coding sequence ATGAAATTGACCAAAATTATCGCCACGCTGCTCAGCGTCGGCGTCATCAGCAGCATGTCGCCAGTCCAGGCTCAGGAATTGACCGGCACCTTGGCCAAGATCAAGAAAGCCGGTTCCGTCACCCTCGGCGTGCGCGACGGCTCCGTTCCCTTCTCCTATCTCGATGACAAGCAGCAATACCAGGGTTATTCGATCGACCTGTGCATGAAAGTCGTCACGGCCCTGCAAAAGCACCTGGGCCTGACCGAACTGAAAGTGGTGATGAGTCCCGTCACCTCGGCCAACCGCATCCCGCTGATGGCCAACGGCACCATCGACCTCGAATGCGGCTCGACCACGAACAACCTGGAGCGCCAGCAGCAGGTGGCATTCGCGCCCACCATGTTTGTCATCGGCAACCGCGTGCTGTCGAAAAAAACCTCGAACATCAAGACGCTGGAAGACTTGCGCGGCAAGACCCTGGTGGCCACGGCCGGTACGTCGACCATCAAGCAGATGACGATTTTGAACAAGGAAAAAAACCTGGGCATGACGATTGCCGTCGGCAAGGATCATCCTGAATCGTTCCTGATGCTGGAAACGGGGCGTGCGGTGGCCGAAGCCAACGACGACATCCTGCTGGCGTCGCAAGTGGCCAACTCGAAAAACCCGAACGACTACGAAATCACCAAGGAAGCGCTGTCGGTCGAGCCGTACGGCATCATGCTGCGCAAGGGCGATCCAGCCTTCAAGAAAGTGGTCGACGAAGCGCTGATCCGCCTGTACAAGAGCGACGACATCAACCGTATTTATGCAAAATGGTTTACCTCGCCGATCCCGCCGAAAAACATCAACCTGAAATTCCCCATGCCGGCGCAATTGAAGGCCGTGTTTGCGAATCCGACCGACTCCGGTGACCCGGCCGCCTACGCGGCCGTGCCTGAGGCGCAGAAGACTTCGGACAAACGGAAAAAATAA
- a CDS encoding ABCB family ABC transporter ATP-binding protein/permease, translated as MRRSQTPPPPRSPASASHSDFATIKTLLPYLWVYKWRVLLALLCLVGAKLANVGVPLILKKLVDAMTITAANPQALLVLPVGLLVAYGLLRLSTTLFTELREFLFARVTQRAVRTIALQVFRHLHALSLRFHLNRQTGGMTRDIERGTRSVGSLISYTLFNILPTLVEITLVLGYLVLHYDIWFTVITAVALVSYIAFTVLVTNWRTHFRRTMNDLDSKANTKAIDSLINYETVKYFGNEDYEAKRYDEGLQRYESAAVKSQTSLSLLNTGQSLIIATAVTLILWRATVGVINGSMTLGDLVLVNAFMIQLYIPLNFLGVIYREIKQSLADMERLFSLLNENREIADTPDASPLVTRGAAVRFAHVNFSYEAKRQILFDVDFQIPAGTTTAVVGHSGSGKSTLSRLLFRFYEVDGGSITIDGQDLRSITQDSLRAAIGIVPQDTVLFNDTIEYNIAYGKPGASKDAIVAAAKAASIHDFIESLPDGYNSMVGERGLKLSGGEKQRVAIARTLLKDPAILIFDEATSALDSKAEQAIQSQLKEIAKNRTTLVIAHRLSTVADAQQILVLDHGRIVERGTHPQLLVLDGLYAQMWQRQQANRDDEAEEDDALAGLAPAK; from the coding sequence ATGCGCCGTTCCCAGACTCCCCCTCCGCCCCGCTCGCCAGCCTCCGCCAGCCACAGCGATTTCGCCACCATCAAGACCTTGCTGCCGTATCTATGGGTCTACAAATGGAGAGTATTGCTGGCGCTGCTATGCCTGGTGGGTGCCAAGCTGGCCAACGTGGGCGTGCCCCTGATCCTGAAAAAACTCGTCGACGCCATGACGATCACGGCGGCGAATCCGCAAGCGCTGCTGGTATTGCCGGTCGGCTTGCTGGTGGCGTATGGCTTGCTGCGCCTGTCGACCACCTTGTTTACGGAATTGCGCGAATTCCTGTTCGCCAGGGTGACGCAGCGGGCCGTGCGCACCATCGCCCTGCAAGTGTTCCGGCACCTGCATGCCTTGTCCTTGCGCTTTCACCTGAATCGCCAGACGGGCGGCATGACGCGCGATATCGAACGGGGCACGCGCAGCGTCGGCTCGCTCATTTCCTATACCTTGTTCAACATCTTGCCGACGCTGGTGGAAATCACCCTCGTGCTCGGCTATCTGGTCTTGCATTACGACATCTGGTTTACCGTGATCACGGCGGTGGCGCTGGTGTCCTACATCGCGTTTACCGTCTTGGTGACGAACTGGCGCACGCATTTCCGCCGCACCATGAACGACCTCGACTCGAAGGCGAACACCAAGGCCATCGATTCGCTGATCAACTATGAAACCGTGAAATATTTCGGCAACGAGGATTACGAGGCGAAGCGCTACGACGAGGGCTTGCAGCGTTATGAATCGGCGGCCGTGAAATCGCAGACTTCCTTGTCCCTGCTCAATACGGGCCAGTCCTTGATCATCGCCACGGCCGTCACCTTGATCCTGTGGCGCGCCACGGTGGGTGTGATCAACGGCAGCATGACCCTGGGCGACCTGGTGCTGGTGAATGCCTTCATGATCCAGCTGTACATCCCGCTCAATTTCCTCGGCGTCATCTACCGCGAAATCAAGCAAAGCCTGGCCGACATGGAACGCCTGTTTTCGTTGCTGAACGAGAACCGCGAAATCGCCGATACGCCGGACGCAAGTCCGCTTGTCACGCGGGGCGCGGCAGTGCGCTTTGCGCATGTGAATTTCAGCTATGAAGCCAAGCGGCAAATCCTGTTCGACGTGGATTTCCAGATTCCGGCCGGCACCACGACGGCCGTGGTGGGCCACAGCGGCTCGGGCAAGTCGACCCTGTCGCGCTTGCTGTTCCGCTTTTACGAAGTCGATGGCGGCAGCATCACCATCGATGGCCAGGATTTGCGCAGTATCACCCAGGATTCCCTGCGCGCCGCCATCGGCATCGTGCCGCAGGACACGGTGCTGTTCAACGACACCATCGAATACAACATCGCCTACGGCAAGCCGGGCGCCAGCAAGGACGCCATCGTGGCGGCGGCGAAAGCGGCATCGATCCATGATTTTATTGAAAGCTTGCCAGATGGCTACAACTCCATGGTGGGCGAGCGGGGCTTGAAGCTGTCGGGCGGCGAAAAGCAGCGCGTGGCGATTGCCCGTACTTTGCTGAAGGACCCGGCCATCCTGATCTTCGACGAAGCGACGTCGGCGCTCGACTCCAAGGCCGAACAGGCGATCCAGTCGCAACTGAAGGAAATCGCCAAAAACCGCACCACCCTGGTGATTGCGCACCGGCTGTCGACGGTGGCCGACGCCCAGCAAATCCTGGTGCTCGACCATGGCCGCATCGTCGAGCGGGGCACGCATCCGCAATTGCTGGTGCTTGACGGTTTGTATGCGCAAATGTGGCAACGCCAGCAGGCGAATCGGGACGATGAGGCGGAAGAGGACGACGCGCTGGCGGGGTTGGCACCGGCAAAATAA
- a CDS encoding amino acid ABC transporter ATP-binding protein has product MIELNNVSKWYGQFQVLTDCTTKVAKGDVMVICGPSGSGKSTLIKTVNGLEPIQQGQIIVDGISVNDPKTNLSKLRARIGMVFQNFELFPHLSIRENLTIGQIKVLGRSADEANAKGLKYLDRVGLLSQQDKFPGQLSGGQQQRVAIARALSMDPIAMLFDEPTSALDPEMINEVLDVMVGLAQEGMTMMVVTHEMGFAKRVANRIVFMDQGKIIEDCSKDDFFNTTRSDRARDFLAKIIH; this is encoded by the coding sequence ATGATCGAACTCAATAACGTCAGCAAATGGTATGGCCAGTTCCAGGTACTGACCGACTGCACCACCAAGGTCGCCAAGGGCGACGTGATGGTCATTTGCGGCCCGTCCGGCTCCGGCAAATCGACCCTGATCAAGACCGTCAACGGCCTCGAACCGATACAGCAGGGGCAGATCATTGTCGACGGCATCAGCGTCAACGACCCGAAGACGAATTTGTCGAAACTGCGCGCGCGCATCGGCATGGTGTTCCAGAATTTCGAGCTGTTTCCGCACCTGTCCATCCGTGAAAACCTGACCATCGGCCAGATCAAGGTGCTCGGTCGCAGCGCCGACGAAGCCAATGCCAAGGGCTTGAAATACCTGGACCGCGTGGGCCTGCTGTCGCAGCAGGATAAATTCCCCGGCCAGCTGTCGGGCGGCCAGCAGCAGCGCGTGGCGATCGCCCGTGCGCTGTCGATGGACCCGATCGCCATGCTGTTCGACGAGCCCACTTCGGCGCTCGATCCGGAAATGATCAACGAGGTACTCGACGTGATGGTGGGACTGGCGCAGGAAGGCATGACGATGATGGTCGTCACGCATGAAATGGGCTTTGCCAAGCGCGTGGCCAACCGCATCGTCTTCATGGACCAGGGCAAGATCATCGAGGATTGCAGCAAGGATGACTTCTTCAACACCACGCGCTCGGACCGCGCGCGCGATTTCCTGGCCAAGATCATCCATTAA
- a CDS encoding acyl-CoA thioesterase has protein sequence MMPAPSDANVYGDVFGGWIMAQVDIAGSLPATRRANGRVATIAVNSFVFKNPVFVGDLLSFYAEIVKVGNTSITVNVEVYAERNRLQACIVKVTEATLIYVATDSDRKPRKVPPIETLLSQ, from the coding sequence ATGATGCCCGCGCCGTCCGACGCCAATGTGTACGGCGACGTGTTCGGCGGCTGGATCATGGCGCAAGTCGATATCGCCGGTTCCCTGCCGGCCACGCGGCGCGCCAACGGCCGCGTCGCCACCATCGCCGTCAATTCCTTCGTCTTCAAAAACCCCGTCTTCGTCGGTGATCTTCTCTCCTTCTACGCCGAAATCGTCAAGGTGGGCAATACTTCGATCACCGTCAATGTCGAGGTGTATGCCGAGCGCAACCGCCTGCAGGCGTGCATTGTGAAAGTCACGGAAGCCACTCTGATCTACGTGGCGACGGACTCCGACCGCAAGCCGCGCAAGGTGCCGCCGATCGAGACCTTATTGTCGCAATAA
- a CDS encoding amino acid ABC transporter permease: MNYNWNWRIFWEMSPDGVGTYMDTLWSGLVWTLATAGAAWIMALILGLVIGTVRTLPNKWLVGVANAYVELFRNVPLLVQMFLWYFVMPELLPPDLGAWVKSLPNAPFITAVLCLGFFTSSRVAVQVTTGIEALPRGQKLAGTALGLTLPQTYRFILLPMAARVIMPPLTSEFLNIIKNSSVALTIGLIELTASARAIQEFSFQVFEAFSAATIIYVVVNLLVVVLMHLIEKKVAIPGFIVAGAKTGGH, translated from the coding sequence ATGAATTACAACTGGAATTGGCGCATCTTCTGGGAGATGTCCCCTGATGGCGTGGGCACGTATATGGATACCCTGTGGTCCGGCCTGGTGTGGACCCTGGCCACGGCCGGTGCGGCCTGGATCATGGCCTTGATCCTGGGCCTGGTGATCGGCACCGTCCGTACCCTGCCGAACAAATGGCTGGTGGGCGTGGCCAATGCGTATGTCGAATTGTTCCGCAATGTGCCGCTGCTGGTGCAGATGTTCCTCTGGTATTTCGTCATGCCGGAATTGCTGCCGCCGGACCTGGGCGCCTGGGTCAAGTCGCTGCCGAACGCGCCGTTCATCACGGCTGTGCTGTGCCTGGGATTCTTTACTTCCTCGCGCGTGGCCGTGCAGGTCACGACGGGTATCGAGGCGCTGCCGCGCGGGCAGAAACTGGCCGGCACGGCGCTGGGCCTGACCCTGCCGCAAACCTACCGTTTCATCTTGCTGCCGATGGCCGCACGCGTCATCATGCCGCCGCTGACCAGCGAATTTTTGAACATCATCAAGAACAGCTCCGTGGCACTGACCATCGGCCTGATCGAACTGACGGCCAGCGCGCGCGCCATCCAGGAGTTCTCCTTCCAGGTGTTCGAGGCGTTTTCGGCTGCCACCATCATTTATGTCGTCGTCAATCTGCTGGTGGTGGTGCTGATGCACCTGATCGAGAAAAAGGTCGCCATCCCGGGCTTCATCGTCGCCGGCGCCAAGACGGGAGGACACTGA
- a CDS encoding long-chain-fatty-acid--CoA ligase: MDKIWLKSYPDSVPAEIDCTQYRSVTHLLEESFQKYADRNAFVCMDKFMTYRELDQLSRQMGAWLQSKGLQRGARVAIMLPNVLQYPVAMAAILRAGYTVVNVNPLYTPRELQHQLIDSGSEAIIVLENFATTVEQVLPHTQVKHVIVATMGDLLGGLKGTIVNFVVRKIKKMVPAFSLPGAISFNKMLAEGARLTLQPVQQGHDDIVFLQYTGGTTGVSKGAMLLHRNVIANVLQNEAWMSPVMTPEMRATSMGFMCALPLYHIYSLTVSALMGMRLGGMSVLIPNPRDIPGFVKELAKHKIVVFPAVNTLYNALLNNAEFAKLDFSSYKVCNGGGMALQRNVAERWLKLTGCPLIEGYGMSETSPVVTGNRVDITEFTGTIGLPFPSTEVAILNDDGVEVPLGEPGEIAVRGPQVMAGYWQRPDETAKSMTADGYFKTGDVGVMDERGYVKIVDRKKDMIIVSGFNVYPNEVEDVVSSCPGVLECACIGVPDANAGEAVKVFVVRKDPNLTVEQIREHCKHELTAYKKPKYIEFRDELPKTNVGKILRRQLRDEKKVA; the protein is encoded by the coding sequence ATGGACAAGATTTGGTTGAAGTCATACCCGGACAGCGTTCCCGCAGAGATAGATTGCACGCAATACCGTTCCGTAACACATTTGCTGGAAGAGTCGTTCCAGAAATATGCGGACCGTAACGCTTTCGTGTGCATGGATAAATTCATGACCTACCGCGAGCTCGACCAGCTGTCGCGGCAGATGGGGGCCTGGCTGCAAAGCAAGGGCCTGCAACGGGGTGCGCGCGTGGCGATCATGCTGCCGAACGTGCTGCAATATCCGGTGGCCATGGCGGCGATTTTGCGCGCCGGCTATACGGTGGTGAACGTCAACCCGCTGTACACGCCGCGTGAATTGCAGCACCAGCTGATCGATTCGGGCAGCGAAGCGATCATCGTGCTGGAAAACTTCGCCACCACGGTGGAGCAGGTGTTGCCGCATACCCAGGTCAAGCATGTGATCGTGGCCACCATGGGCGACTTGCTGGGCGGACTGAAAGGCACCATCGTCAACTTCGTCGTGCGCAAGATCAAGAAAATGGTGCCCGCGTTTTCCTTGCCGGGCGCCATCAGTTTCAACAAGATGCTGGCCGAAGGTGCGCGCCTGACCTTGCAGCCGGTGCAGCAGGGGCATGACGATATCGTCTTCCTGCAATACACGGGTGGCACGACGGGCGTCTCAAAAGGCGCGATGTTGTTGCACCGTAATGTGATCGCCAACGTATTGCAAAACGAGGCGTGGATGTCGCCCGTGATGACGCCTGAAATGCGCGCCACCTCGATGGGCTTCATGTGCGCCTTGCCCCTGTATCACATCTATTCGCTGACGGTCAGCGCCCTGATGGGCATGCGCCTGGGCGGCATGAGCGTGCTGATCCCCAACCCGCGCGACATTCCCGGTTTCGTCAAGGAATTGGCCAAGCACAAGATCGTCGTCTTTCCGGCCGTCAATACCCTGTACAACGCGCTGCTGAACAATGCCGAGTTTGCCAAGCTCGATTTCTCCAGCTACAAGGTGTGCAATGGCGGCGGCATGGCCCTGCAGCGCAACGTGGCCGAACGCTGGCTGAAACTGACGGGCTGTCCGCTGATCGAAGGCTATGGCATGTCGGAAACATCGCCCGTGGTGACGGGCAACCGCGTCGACATCACGGAATTCACGGGTACCATCGGCTTGCCATTCCCCTCGACGGAAGTGGCGATCTTGAACGATGATGGCGTGGAAGTGCCGCTGGGTGAACCGGGCGAAATCGCCGTGCGCGGCCCGCAAGTGATGGCCGGCTACTGGCAGCGTCCGGACGAAACGGCCAAGTCGATGACGGCCGACGGCTACTTCAAGACGGGCGACGTGGGCGTCATGGACGAGCGCGGCTACGTGAAGATCGTGGACCGCAAGAAAGACATGATCATCGTCTCCGGCTTCAACGTGTATCCGAATGAAGTGGAAGACGTGGTTTCATCGTGTCCGGGCGTGCTCGAATGCGCGTGTATCGGCGTGCCGGACGCCAACGCGGGCGAAGCCGTGAAAGTGTTTGTCGTGCGCAAGGATCCGAACCTGACGGTGGAACAGATCCGCGAGCATTGCAAGCATGAATTGACGGCCTACAAGAAACCGAAATACATCGAGTTCCGCGATGAATTGCCGAAAACTAACGTCGGCAAGATCTTGCGCCGTCAATTGCGCGACGAAAAGAAGGTCGCCTAG
- a CDS encoding long-chain fatty acid--CoA ligase: MEKIWLKSYPPGVPADIDPDQYRSLVHLLEEAFQKYADRNAYVCMDKFLTYAELDTYSRQLGAWLQSRGLKKGARVALMMPNVLQYPVAIAAVLRAGYTVVNVNPLYTPRELEHQLNDSGSEAIIVLENFAHTLEQVLSKTAVKHIVVASMGEMLGGLKGMLVNFVVRNVKKMVPAYSLPNAMRFKQALALGSRMKLTPVELSINDPAFLQYTGGTTGVSKGATLSHRNVIANVLQSEAWSGAALDPNSREQLIIVCALPLYHIFALTACAMWGTRVGALNILIPNPRDIPGLIKELGKYKFNLLPAVNTLYNALVNHPDFARLDFSGLKIANGGGMAVQQAVNDKWLQATGVSIIEGYGLSETSPVATCNRADSTVFSGTIGLPIPSTEIAILDDDGKEVPLGQTGEIAIRGPQVMTGYWNRPDETTKVMTADGYFKSGDVGIMDERGYVKIVDRKKDMILVSGFNVYPNEVEAVIAAHPGVLECACVGVPDEHSGEAVKVFVVRKDPNLTQAVLAAYCKEQFTGYKRPKYIEFRDELPKTNVGKILRRALRDEKKIAA, encoded by the coding sequence ATGGAAAAAATTTGGCTGAAGTCATACCCTCCCGGCGTTCCCGCCGACATCGATCCTGATCAATATCGTTCGCTGGTGCATTTGCTGGAAGAGGCATTTCAAAAATATGCGGACCGCAATGCCTATGTCTGCATGGACAAATTTCTCACCTATGCCGAACTCGATACTTATTCGCGCCAGCTCGGTGCCTGGCTGCAAAGCCGTGGCCTGAAGAAGGGCGCCCGGGTCGCCCTGATGATGCCGAACGTGCTGCAGTATCCGGTGGCGATCGCCGCCGTGCTGCGTGCCGGTTACACGGTGGTCAACGTCAACCCGCTGTACACGCCGCGCGAACTCGAGCACCAGCTCAATGATTCGGGCAGCGAAGCGATCATCGTGCTGGAAAACTTCGCCCATACACTCGAACAAGTGTTGAGCAAGACGGCCGTCAAGCACATCGTCGTCGCCAGCATGGGCGAGATGCTGGGCGGTTTGAAGGGCATGCTCGTCAATTTTGTCGTGCGCAACGTCAAGAAGATGGTGCCCGCGTATTCCTTGCCGAACGCCATGCGTTTCAAGCAGGCGCTGGCGCTGGGCAGCCGCATGAAACTCACGCCCGTCGAGCTGAGCATCAACGACCCTGCTTTCCTGCAATACACGGGTGGCACGACGGGCGTGTCAAAAGGTGCGACCTTGAGCCACCGCAACGTGATCGCCAATGTGCTGCAGAGCGAAGCGTGGTCGGGCGCGGCGCTCGATCCGAATAGCCGCGAGCAGCTGATCATCGTTTGCGCCTTGCCGCTGTACCATATCTTTGCCCTGACGGCGTGTGCGATGTGGGGCACGCGCGTGGGCGCCCTGAATATCCTGATCCCGAATCCGCGCGATATCCCGGGCCTGATCAAGGAACTGGGCAAGTACAAGTTCAACCTGCTGCCAGCGGTCAATACGCTGTATAACGCGCTGGTGAATCACCCCGACTTTGCCAGGCTCGACTTCTCGGGCTTGAAGATCGCCAATGGCGGCGGCATGGCGGTGCAGCAAGCCGTCAATGACAAGTGGCTGCAAGCGACGGGTGTGTCCATCATCGAGGGTTATGGCCTGTCGGAAACGTCGCCCGTCGCCACCTGCAACCGCGCCGACAGCACGGTGTTTTCCGGCACCATCGGCTTGCCGATTCCGTCGACCGAGATCGCGATTCTCGACGATGATGGCAAGGAAGTGCCGCTGGGGCAGACGGGCGAGATCGCCATCCGTGGCCCGCAAGTGATGACGGGCTACTGGAACCGTCCCGATGAAACGACCAAGGTCATGACGGCCGACGGCTATTTCAAGTCGGGCGACGTGGGCATCATGGACGAACGCGGCTACGTGAAAATCGTGGACCGCAAGAAAGACATGATTCTCGTCTCCGGCTTCAACGTGTATCCGAACGAAGTCGAAGCCGTTATCGCAGCCCATCCGGGCGTGCTCGAGTGCGCCTGCGTGGGCGTGCCCGATGAGCATTCGGGTGAAGCCGTGAAAGTGTTTGTGGTACGCAAGGACCCGAACCTGACCCAGGCCGTGCTGGCCGCGTATTGCAAGGAACAATTCACGGGCTACAAGCGGCCGAAATACATCGAGTTCCGCGATGAACTGCCGAAAACCAACGTCGGCAAGATTTTGCGTCGCGCCCTGCGTGACGAGAAAAAGATAGCAGCATAA
- a CDS encoding alkaline phosphatase D family protein yields the protein MDSQRRIFLQRAARIVSLAAAGSVLSGSSASAATRLNGNGYPFALGVASGSPLPDAVVLWTRICYDPLQAAATPAIALNVRWEVAEDEAFRRIAAKGQTTATPALAHSVHVDVAGLAPGRWYWYRFIFGDAVSPVGRTRTAPEPGSMPASLKLAVASCQHWEFGAYAAHRHIAAAAPDLVAFLGDYIYEWGPYQLQHPSRAMRTHESFSLDEYRARYAQYKSDQDLQGAHLAAPWIVTWDDHEVANDYGNDRDELLTPTFLQRRAAAYQAFYEHMPLRLLPLGRRGFVDMRIYQRYDWGRLARFHVLDDRQYRAYHACARPGRGGSNSVTTRNCPDLRKPGRSMLGEEQQRWLQTGLDTSPARWNILAQQTLMAQASQVPILRPGDERIWTDGWDGYPLARQHLLDALRSSKASNPLVLSGDVHTFYATELSRNAMRPTGKDNPVLATEFCGTSITSSSRPQARTEQYVAMNPHIRYGRSDKRGYMLMEITPEKTTTLFQGLENVRDSASGIATLARFTVRDGKAGLQS from the coding sequence ATGGATAGCCAGCGCCGCATCTTCCTGCAGAGGGCTGCGCGCATCGTCTCGCTGGCCGCCGCCGGCAGTGTGCTGTCCGGCTCCAGCGCGAGCGCCGCCACGCGCCTGAACGGCAACGGCTATCCGTTTGCGCTCGGCGTCGCCTCCGGCTCGCCCTTGCCGGACGCCGTCGTGCTGTGGACGCGCATCTGTTACGACCCGCTGCAGGCAGCCGCCACGCCCGCCATCGCCCTGAACGTGCGCTGGGAAGTGGCCGAAGACGAGGCTTTCCGGCGCATCGCCGCCAAGGGCCAGACCACGGCCACGCCCGCCCTGGCGCACAGCGTGCATGTGGACGTGGCGGGCCTGGCGCCCGGGCGCTGGTACTGGTACCGTTTTATCTTTGGCGACGCCGTCAGTCCCGTGGGCCGCACGCGCACGGCGCCCGAGCCCGGCTCCATGCCTGCCTCGCTGAAACTGGCCGTCGCTTCGTGCCAGCACTGGGAATTCGGCGCATATGCGGCGCACCGGCACATCGCGGCGGCCGCGCCCGACCTGGTGGCCTTTCTCGGTGATTACATTTATGAGTGGGGACCGTACCAGCTGCAGCACCCGAGCCGGGCCATGCGCACGCACGAAAGCTTTAGCCTGGACGAGTACCGCGCCCGCTATGCGCAATACAAGAGCGACCAGGATTTGCAGGGCGCCCACCTGGCCGCGCCGTGGATTGTCACCTGGGATGACCATGAAGTGGCCAACGATTACGGCAACGACCGCGACGAATTGCTCACACCCACCTTTTTGCAGCGCCGCGCGGCCGCCTACCAGGCATTTTATGAACACATGCCGCTGCGGCTGCTGCCGCTGGGGCGACGCGGCTTTGTCGACATGCGCATCTACCAGCGCTATGACTGGGGCCGGCTGGCGCGCTTCCACGTACTCGATGACCGGCAATACCGCGCCTATCACGCGTGCGCCAGGCCGGGCCGCGGCGGCTCCAATTCCGTCACCACGCGCAACTGCCCCGACTTGCGCAAACCCGGCCGCAGCATGCTGGGCGAGGAGCAGCAGCGCTGGCTGCAAACCGGTCTCGATACGTCTCCGGCGCGCTGGAATATCCTGGCCCAGCAAACGCTGATGGCGCAAGCTAGCCAGGTGCCCATCCTGCGCCCCGGCGACGAGCGCATCTGGACCGATGGCTGGGATGGCTATCCGCTGGCGCGCCAGCACCTGCTCGACGCCTTGCGCAGCAGCAAGGCCAGCAACCCGCTGGTGCTGTCGGGCGACGTGCACACGTTTTATGCGACGGAACTGAGCCGCAACGCCATGCGCCCCACCGGCAAGGATAATCCCGTGCTGGCCACCGAGTTTTGCGGCACCTCGATCACGTCGAGCTCCCGCCCGCAGGCGCGCACCGAGCAGTATGTGGCGATGAACCCGCACATCCGCTACGGACGCAGCGACAAGCGCGGCTATATGTTGATGGAAATCACGCCAGAGAAAACGACGACCCTGTTCCAGGGCCTGGAGAATGTGCGCGACAGCGCATCGGGCATCGCGACACTGGCCCGCTTTACCGTCCGGGACGGCAAGGCGGGCTTGCAGAGTTAA